One Maribacter dokdonensis DSW-8 genomic region harbors:
- a CDS encoding LytR/AlgR family response regulator transcription factor, protein MNSINCIVVDDEELARSLLITYIDKLEFLNLVGEAENPLEALSIMKEKQVDLLFLDIQMPEIKGTDFAKMLGSKTKVIFTTAYSHYALEGYELNAVDYLLKPITFERFVTAVNKVQSNTTIDKLDSITIKSGYDLHKVKYYDILFVVSDSEYVTFHLKTKKIISNQRLKALEQELPSSLFMRVHRSYIVNRNYVTGLKGRDLQLSDVIIPVSDSYYDHVKQELF, encoded by the coding sequence ATGAATAGTATAAACTGTATAGTTGTAGATGATGAAGAGTTGGCTAGGTCTTTGTTAATAACTTATATTGATAAATTAGAGTTTTTAAATTTAGTTGGTGAAGCTGAGAATCCATTAGAAGCTTTGAGCATAATGAAGGAAAAACAAGTTGATCTATTGTTTTTGGACATTCAAATGCCAGAAATAAAAGGAACGGACTTTGCCAAAATGCTCGGGTCTAAAACCAAAGTTATTTTTACGACGGCTTATTCTCACTATGCTTTAGAAGGATACGAATTAAATGCTGTAGATTACTTGTTGAAACCAATAACCTTTGAACGCTTTGTTACTGCGGTCAACAAGGTACAATCCAATACCACTATTGATAAATTGGATTCCATAACCATTAAATCTGGGTATGATCTTCATAAAGTTAAGTATTACGATATCCTTTTTGTAGTAAGTGATAGTGAGTATGTAACTTTTCACCTGAAAACTAAAAAAATAATCAGCAATCAGCGTTTAAAGGCATTAGAACAAGAGTTGCCTAGCAGTCTATTTATGAGAGTGCATAGATCGTACATTGTCAATAGAAATTATGTCACCGGATTAAAAGGTAGAGACTTGCAATTATCCGATGTGATTATTCCGGTGAGCGATTCTTATTATGACCATGTAAAACAAGAATTATTTTAG
- a CDS encoding sensor histidine kinase, protein MNRHKNIVFHVALWLLVWSTAWIFSGSDFQFVLENGMVLIFQIIVIAVLIYLTVPYLLLRRKYILFAIASITVVVGLTLILTNVIPWSGGMVNEPNMGTLPGPRPGPRFDGGRPLQELRRPPSRFFINLLLITIAYIIATLVEIFLFAQRKEEEIIINKNEALQTELKLLKSQINPHFLFNALNNIYALSAIDAGRTQKSISYLSDMLRYVLYECEQEIVPLYKEIDYIENYIKLFSLKSSKTYPISTTFSIEDQNVPIVPMLLIPFLENALKHSNIEKIEGTFINLKITSFTNGIDFELENSKPEHVVVKDDVGGIGIENVKKRLAILYPDRHELVINETSKAFKVNLKLRLHE, encoded by the coding sequence ATGAACAGACATAAGAATATTGTATTTCATGTAGCCTTATGGCTTTTGGTTTGGTCTACCGCATGGATCTTTAGTGGTAGTGATTTTCAGTTCGTACTGGAAAACGGTATGGTACTTATTTTTCAAATAATAGTAATTGCTGTACTGATTTATTTAACGGTGCCATACCTTTTATTAAGGAGAAAGTACATTTTATTTGCAATAGCATCCATTACAGTTGTAGTTGGCTTGACCTTAATTTTGACCAATGTAATACCTTGGTCTGGAGGAATGGTTAACGAACCGAATATGGGTACTTTGCCCGGACCAAGACCCGGACCAAGGTTTGACGGCGGCAGACCTTTGCAAGAATTACGTAGACCACCTTCACGTTTTTTTATTAATCTGCTTTTAATTACAATTGCCTATATCATTGCAACACTTGTAGAAATATTCTTGTTTGCACAACGTAAAGAAGAGGAAATTATCATCAATAAAAATGAAGCATTACAAACAGAGCTTAAGCTATTAAAATCACAGATCAATCCTCATTTTCTATTTAATGCCTTGAACAATATTTATGCACTATCTGCAATTGATGCCGGTAGAACCCAAAAAAGCATTAGCTATTTATCAGACATGTTGCGTTATGTGCTATATGAATGCGAACAAGAAATTGTACCGTTATACAAAGAGATAGATTATATTGAGAATTATATAAAACTGTTCTCCCTAAAGAGTAGTAAAACCTACCCTATTTCCACTACGTTTTCTATTGAAGATCAAAATGTGCCCATTGTACCCATGTTGCTGATTCCTTTTTTGGAAAACGCCTTAAAACATAGTAATATTGAAAAGATTGAAGGCACATTTATCAACTTAAAAATTACTTCATTTACTAATGGTATTGATTTTGAGCTGGAAAATTCAAAACCAGAGCATGTTGTTGTAAAAGATGATGTTGGCGGTATTGGCATAGAAAATGTGAAAAAGCGTTTGGCTATCTTATATCCTGATCGACATGAATTAGTGATCAATGAAACTTCTAAGGCGTTTAAGGTGAATTTAAAACTTAGATTACATGAATAG
- a CDS encoding EF-hand domain-containing protein: MKRITLKTGLLFALLVAFGTVAVNAQSKGERREPPTYAKLLEEMDADEDGQLSKEEVKGPLKDNFSEIDTNEDGFISKEEFDEAPKPKGRPRN, from the coding sequence ATGAAACGTATTACATTAAAAACAGGATTGTTATTTGCCTTATTAGTAGCTTTTGGAACAGTAGCAGTTAACGCACAATCTAAAGGTGAAAGAAGAGAGCCCCCAACATATGCCAAACTTTTAGAAGAAATGGATGCAGATGAAGATGGCCAGCTTTCTAAAGAAGAAGTAAAAGGTCCATTAAAGGATAACTTTTCTGAAATAGATACCAATGAAGATGGTTTTATTTCTAAAGAGGAATTTGATGAGGCTCCAAAACCTAAAGGAAGACCTAGAAATTAA